GATTGTACGAGGTTGAATATGAAAAATCTTCATTTTTCCAAGCAGGGGAAACAAGCAACACGTTTTCATGGCAAGAAGGGGACATAATATATTTTTATAATTCAATTTTTGCTCCAACAAATATAAATATAGAGATTTATCATAAATGGTATTTTTATGATGAAGAAATAAAAAAGTGGCAACTAAAGAGCAATCTTTCATACTCTCTGACAGGAGGAAGGGACAGTGGTTATCGGGGTTATTCATATAAACAGTCTCTGGGGCCAGGTAGGTGGAAAATTGAGACTACGAACAAAAAGGGTCAGGTACTTGGTGTTAAAAAATTCAAGATTGAAGAATATTTAGAACCAATTGAGCTTGAGAGAGATGTTTGGTAATGTCAGGTATTATTTTGTGCTTCTACAGTCCTAAGTTAGCTTATGAAAATTGATGAAAAATCAATTTTATTGTATAATAAGGATAAGAAAAAATTGATGAAAATAAAACAAAAGCTTAACTTAGGCTTCATTATTGTAATTATTTTGATAATTATTCCTGTTGGGGTAAGTATTTTTGCTTTAAAGAAAGTGAACGGTTTTTATGAGTCTACACAAAAGCTGAATAAGTTGACAGATCTTTTTTATAGTGAGGATTTGTCAATTGACAAGTATTCCCACATTCTAATGATGGATGACCAAGATGATGTTAGCAGAAATGAAAAACTTACATCCTCAGAGAAAACTTTTTTAAACGACTACAGTGAGGCAAATAATCTAATTCAAAGCTTGAAGGAAGAGTGTTTTTCGGATGAAGGGTCTGAAATAGTTGATAAACTTTCACTTAATCATGTATATTTTAAAGAAGCTTTTGAAAGAATAAAAGAAGTTTTTGTCAATGTAAAAACTTCTGAAGAAAAAATTTCTTTAAAGCTCAATGAAATTAGTCAAAAAAGAGACCTCATAAAAGAAGAAATTTTTGATAGTGAGCTTCAAAATGCAAGCTCTACTAAGAACTTTTTCTATCTTTCGTTGTCAAAATACAATGAAATAAAGAATTTAGAATCAAGCTTCCTGTATTCTTCTACAAATAAAGAGTCTCTTGATACTCTTTTGTTTTCAATAAATAATTTTGAAACTCACATTAAAGAAAGTTCGTTATTTGATGACAGAACAAAGGTTTTTTTATTATTTAAAGAATATAGAAACCAATTGGATATTTTTTTTGCTGACAATGAATACAAAAACTTTGATGATTATTCAATCGATTTGGAAATTAGAAAATTGGATGATCATGTAGCCATTCTCCTTAAAGGTGATGCCAATAACGCCTTACTTAGATTGAAGGAAATCCGAACAGAAAAAATAAAAGAAATGTTCCTTTTTTTGGAAATTTTTAACTTATTTTTTCTTATCGTAATCATTTTAGCCACTTTTTTAATAAGTAAAAAAGTATCTATGAATATTGTTGACCCCATTCTGAAACTTAGGGAATTTTCCAATAAAATAGGAGGAGGGATTGAACATGAGCCTCTCAGGATTGAAACCAAGGATGAAATGGGAGATTTATCAAGAGTTTTTAATGAAATGGATATTAAATTGAAGAAATCGAACGATGAACTTCTTGATAAAATAAATGAATTAAAAATTAAAGACAATATTGAATCTTTAATTGAGTCACTTACTGATGGAATAATAATGTATGATAAATCAAAAAATATAGTTTTGAAAAATTCTGCGGTAAAAAAGATATTAAATATTAGTGATAGAAAACTCTCTTTAAAAAATCTCTATAGTATTTTCGCAAAGCATAATTTAGAATTTCACATAGACCTTTCACTAAAAACTAACGAAATCTATAGAATAGATAATGTTGATCTGCTTGGGAAAAAATTCGAGGTCATAATCACTCAAGTTGCAGATTATAATAATAAAATAGTTGGGGGTTTAATGATTTTTCATCAAAAAGAAAACTCTGAAATTATTTTGCATAAAGATAGCTCTAAGGTCGATTTCGGTCCAGTGATATCTCCTCATTTTGGGACCCCATTGGCCTATATTAAGCTATTTACTGAAATGCTTTCTTCTGGTGAGATAGGTGAATTAAACAAGGAGCAAAAAGACTGTATATCAAATATTCATCAGTCTGCAGTTAATATGAAAGAAGTTATTAATAAATTGTACGATATTAAAATTTTAAATAGCGACGAATTGGAGATAAAAACAGAAGAAATTGAAATAACCAAATTTCTTAAAAGCTTGATTGAAGAGTGTAAAAAGAAAAATCAAGTAACAGGCGTGGAATTTAGTTACAAAGAATTACTCTCAGAAGATATAAAGATCAATATTGATAAAAAGATATTATCAAAAATTTTTGAAGATATCATCGACAACGCACTTGAATACAGTAGGGATAAAAATCCCATTGTTGACATTGAAATAAAGGAACTAGGCTTTAATTATTTGTTAAGCATTAAGGACAATGGTATTGGGATTCCAGACGAAGAACAGGATTTTATATTTGATAAATTTTTTAGATCAAAGAATGCAATGACTAAGAACAGTAAAGGTTCAGGTATGAGTTTGTATATAGCAAAAAGACTTTTAAATAAGGTGGGAGTAGAAATATTCTTTGAATCAAAACAAGGAGAAGGAACAACTTTCTTTATTGAAATTCCGAAGGGGGGAATGAGACAATAAAAAAAGTATTAAAAAACAGTTCAATGGAAAGAACTGTTTTTTAATTTCAGTGAAATTAAACGTCTAAATTTTCAACTTTCTTTGCATGGGTTTGAATAAAATTCTTTCTAGGGAGTACATTTCCACCCATAAGCATATCAAATACTTTGTCTGCCCCGGCAGCATCTTCAACCGTTACTTGCTTCATTACTCGTTTCTCGGGATCCATGGTTGTTTCCCACAATTGATCTGGATTCATTTCACCAAGACCTTTATATCTTTGAATATTAATTTTATGTGGAGCTTTTTTAACTTCCCTGGGAGCTTCTTCTTCGTCAGTTTCTTCTCCTGATTCTTCAGGATTTTGTATTGCCTCGGATGCTTCTTGTAATTCTCCGCCATACTCTTTAATTATTTCAAATTTCTCTTCTTCAGTGTATGCATACTTGAAAGAAGTTCCTTTTTTTATTTGGTAAAGAGGGGGCTGGGCAATGTAGAGATGTCCGCCGGTAACCATTTCAGTAAAATGTCTGTAAAACAATGTTAACAGAAGCGTTCTAATGTGAGATCCATCTACATCAGCGTCTGTCATTATTACAACTCTGTGATATCTAAGTTTTTCTAAATCAAATTGGTCATCAATATTTGTACCAAGTGCTATAACGAGATTTTTAATTTCGTTGTTAGCAAGCATCTTATCAAGTCTGGCTCTTTCAACATTAAGTATTTTACCACGAAGGGGCAAAATTGCTTGAAATTTTCTATCTCGACCTTGTTTGGCTGATCCTCCCGCAGAATCACCCTCAACTATAAACAATTCAGAATCTTCGGCCTTTCTGCTTGAACAATCTGAAAGTTTTCCTGGAAGAGTCATTCCGTCAAGAGCTCCTTTCCGCAGGATACTGGCTCTAGCTGTTCTAGCAGCAATTCTAGCCTGAGAAGACAGTATACATTTACCGATAATCGCTTCAGCTTCTTTGGGGTGCTCTTCAAGAAATATAGTAAAATTCTCTCCAAAAACACTTTCAACAGCACTCTTTACCTCAGCATTGCCGAGTTTTCCTTTAGTTTGACCTTCAAATTGAGGGTCAGTTATTTTAACACTAATGATGGTTGTTAGTCCTTCACGGACATCATCACCAGTAAGATTTTCTTCTTTTTCTTTTAAGAGGTTGTGAGCTCTCGCATACGAGTTAATAGTACGCGTAAGGGCCGTTCTGAAGCCAACCAAGTGCGTTCCTCCTTCTTGGTTGTATATGTTATTAGCGAAGGCAAGAGCTGTTTCATTAAATTCATCATTGTATTGCAGGGAGACTTCAACTTTAGCCTCAGGTAATTCTTTCTCAACATAAAAAATGGTCTCATTTTTAACAGTTTTGTTGTGATTAAGGGCTTTAATATATGACTTAATACCTCCTTCAAAATGAAATTTATAATCTTTTACAGAATGGTCAGACCTTCTGTCGTGAATTATCATGGTTATTCCTTTTGTAAGATAAGATTGTTGTCTTAATCTATCTAGGATTTTACCCCAAGAAAATTCGAGTTCAGTAAATATAGTATCATCTGGCTTAAAAGTTATAATAGTTCCAGTTTTGTTTGTTTTACCATCACTCTTTAGCTTTGACTTAGGTTTACCAATTTTATATTCTTGAGACCAAATTTTTCCATTTTGGTGAACTTCTGCTTTAAGATAAGTTGAGAGAGCGTTGACGACTGAAACACCTACTCCATGTAGACCACCAGAAACCTTGTAAGCACCGTCACCAAATTTACCTCCTGCATGTAGTTTTGTTAACACTGTCTCAAGAGCAGAGACTCCAGTCGCTTTATGAATACCAACAGGAATTCCACGACCATTATCTTCTACCTGGACCATCCCATCAGACAACAAGGTGAGAGTGATTTCGGTGGCAAAACCAGCCATGGCTTCATCAATACCGTTATCAACAACCTCCCATATTAAATGATGCAATCCAGCCGCAGAAGTTGAGCCAATGTACATTCCCGGCCTTTTTCTGACAGGGTCAAGACCCTCTAGAACGGTAATTGAGTCAGCAGAATAGTCTTTATTAACTTTCTTTTTATCATTTTCCTTCGCCATATTTATATTATTTATTACTAATTTTACATTAAAAAATAAAGTCATTTATGACTTTTATACTTACATTTTATCAAATATAAGAATAAAATACAAGTATATCGATAAAATCAATTAATTGCATTTTTTTGTTACAATGTG
This is a stretch of genomic DNA from Patescibacteria group bacterium. It encodes these proteins:
- a CDS encoding ATP-binding protein is translated as MKIDEKSILLYNKDKKKLMKIKQKLNLGFIIVIILIIIPVGVSIFALKKVNGFYESTQKLNKLTDLFYSEDLSIDKYSHILMMDDQDDVSRNEKLTSSEKTFLNDYSEANNLIQSLKEECFSDEGSEIVDKLSLNHVYFKEAFERIKEVFVNVKTSEEKISLKLNEISQKRDLIKEEIFDSELQNASSTKNFFYLSLSKYNEIKNLESSFLYSSTNKESLDTLLFSINNFETHIKESSLFDDRTKVFLLFKEYRNQLDIFFADNEYKNFDDYSIDLEIRKLDDHVAILLKGDANNALLRLKEIRTEKIKEMFLFLEIFNLFFLIVIILATFLISKKVSMNIVDPILKLREFSNKIGGGIEHEPLRIETKDEMGDLSRVFNEMDIKLKKSNDELLDKINELKIKDNIESLIESLTDGIIMYDKSKNIVLKNSAVKKILNISDRKLSLKNLYSIFAKHNLEFHIDLSLKTNEIYRIDNVDLLGKKFEVIITQVADYNNKIVGGLMIFHQKENSEIILHKDSSKVDFGPVISPHFGTPLAYIKLFTEMLSSGEIGELNKEQKDCISNIHQSAVNMKEVINKLYDIKILNSDELEIKTEEIEITKFLKSLIEECKKKNQVTGVEFSYKELLSEDIKINIDKKILSKIFEDIIDNALEYSRDKNPIVDIEIKELGFNYLLSIKDNGIGIPDEEQDFIFDKFFRSKNAMTKNSKGSGMSLYIAKRLLNKVGVEIFFESKQGEGTTFFIEIPKGGMRQ
- the gyrB gene encoding DNA topoisomerase (ATP-hydrolyzing) subunit B, with the translated sequence MAKENDKKKVNKDYSADSITVLEGLDPVRKRPGMYIGSTSAAGLHHLIWEVVDNGIDEAMAGFATEITLTLLSDGMVQVEDNGRGIPVGIHKATGVSALETVLTKLHAGGKFGDGAYKVSGGLHGVGVSVVNALSTYLKAEVHQNGKIWSQEYKIGKPKSKLKSDGKTNKTGTIITFKPDDTIFTELEFSWGKILDRLRQQSYLTKGITMIIHDRRSDHSVKDYKFHFEGGIKSYIKALNHNKTVKNETIFYVEKELPEAKVEVSLQYNDEFNETALAFANNIYNQEGGTHLVGFRTALTRTINSYARAHNLLKEKEENLTGDDVREGLTTIISVKITDPQFEGQTKGKLGNAEVKSAVESVFGENFTIFLEEHPKEAEAIIGKCILSSQARIAARTARASILRKGALDGMTLPGKLSDCSSRKAEDSELFIVEGDSAGGSAKQGRDRKFQAILPLRGKILNVERARLDKMLANNEIKNLVIALGTNIDDQFDLEKLRYHRVVIMTDADVDGSHIRTLLLTLFYRHFTEMVTGGHLYIAQPPLYQIKKGTSFKYAYTEEEKFEIIKEYGGELQEASEAIQNPEESGEETDEEEAPREVKKAPHKINIQRYKGLGEMNPDQLWETTMDPEKRVMKQVTVEDAAGADKVFDMLMGGNVLPRKNFIQTHAKKVENLDV